In the genome of Streptomyces sp. NBC_00190, one region contains:
- a CDS encoding IS4 family transposase, whose protein sequence is MHPWVGLSDHVRLGVVTRWVTPELVAGVLEKCRVRDKKPGALPAGFMVYFTLALALFQQDSYDDVAEHLVGSVPELSASIPNKSSFTRARGRLGPLVLEGVFRELAGPLAPVGLQDSFYRGMRLAAVDGFVLDAPDTKVNRAAFGGPVKNGHPAGFPQVRVVTLTECGTHAQIDAAVGGFNGGERELAIALAVSAAGMLVVMDRNFPGVALWKAYLEAGSHLLLRARSPVAHRPVEHLADGTYSARMNLAGQKGAHPGGVLVRVIEYRVNGGEVVRLLTDLLDPVEYPASELSALYRERWEAESAFRQIKTFQRGPAEVLRSGDPALVRQEVWAHLTVHHCLTRVVMKLADDNGIDPDRVSFVKVLKHTRRSVVRQCADTPKKIKTFLAVLAAKVHRKLDNGTRRLREADRHLKRPDSKYSSKLSYRINTRDRQPTRRVKPKVITLHPAIVH, encoded by the coding sequence ATGCATCCTTGGGTGGGGTTGTCCGATCATGTGCGGCTGGGGGTAGTGACCCGATGGGTGACTCCGGAACTCGTCGCCGGGGTGCTGGAGAAGTGCCGGGTCCGGGACAAGAAGCCCGGCGCTCTGCCCGCTGGGTTCATGGTCTATTTCACCCTTGCGCTGGCACTGTTCCAGCAGGACTCCTACGACGATGTCGCTGAACACCTGGTCGGCAGCGTCCCAGAGCTGAGTGCAAGCATTCCGAACAAGTCGTCGTTTACCCGGGCGCGCGGGCGTCTGGGTCCGCTGGTGTTGGAGGGCGTGTTCCGGGAGCTGGCCGGCCCGTTGGCGCCGGTCGGACTGCAGGACTCCTTCTACCGCGGGATGCGGCTGGCCGCGGTAGACGGGTTCGTGCTGGACGCACCGGACACGAAGGTGAACCGGGCCGCGTTCGGCGGGCCGGTCAAGAACGGCCACCCGGCAGGTTTTCCCCAGGTGAGGGTGGTGACGCTGACCGAGTGCGGCACCCACGCGCAGATCGACGCGGCGGTGGGCGGCTTCAACGGCGGCGAGCGTGAACTCGCGATTGCTCTGGCCGTTTCAGCGGCCGGGATGCTCGTGGTCATGGACCGCAACTTTCCCGGGGTCGCCTTATGGAAGGCGTATCTGGAAGCCGGGTCGCATCTCCTGCTCCGGGCCCGTTCACCCGTGGCCCACCGTCCGGTCGAGCATCTCGCTGACGGCACCTACTCGGCGAGGATGAATCTGGCCGGCCAGAAGGGTGCGCACCCCGGCGGTGTGCTGGTCCGGGTGATCGAGTACCGCGTCAACGGCGGTGAGGTGGTCAGGCTGCTGACCGACCTGCTGGACCCGGTGGAGTATCCGGCGTCGGAGCTGTCAGCTCTGTACCGGGAAAGATGGGAGGCGGAGTCGGCGTTTCGGCAGATCAAGACGTTCCAGCGCGGACCGGCCGAAGTCCTGCGTTCTGGCGACCCCGCCCTTGTCCGGCAGGAGGTCTGGGCGCATCTGACGGTGCACCACTGCCTGACCCGGGTCGTCATGAAGCTGGCTGACGACAACGGTATCGACCCGGACCGGGTGTCGTTCGTCAAAGTCCTCAAGCACACACGCCGCAGCGTGGTCCGCCAGTGCGCGGACACACCCAAGAAGATCAAGACGTTCCTGGCCGTACTTGCGGCGAAGGTGCACCGCAAGCTGGACAACGGCACCCGGCGTCTACGCGAGGCGGACCGGCACCTGAAGCGGCCGGACTCGAAGTACTCCTCCAAGCTCTCCTACCGGATCAACACCCGGGACCGGCAACCCACACGCCGGGTCAAACCCAAGGTCATCACGCTGCATCCCGCGATAGTTCACTAA